One Clostridium sp. CM027 genomic window carries:
- the mreD gene encoding rod shape-determining protein MreD — protein sequence MKRILTVVWLCILFLILDNTLMPLLKINGTYPSLIFTFALCYSIVSSPKDAVIIGVFTGALQDIYFLNGFGINMLSNMLMCAIAANIGKNIFVEKPFLPIVSTFVLSLVKGLIVFSILFLIKQYTHMGVVLYHGIYNLIVSIFMYRFVYKLSQKEYMKKEWKF from the coding sequence ATGAAGAGAATATTAACAGTAGTATGGTTATGTATTCTATTCCTAATATTAGATAATACGTTGATGCCTTTACTCAAAATAAACGGTACATATCCAAGTTTAATATTTACTTTTGCACTGTGTTATTCGATTGTTAGTTCGCCAAAAGACGCAGTAATAATTGGAGTTTTTACCGGCGCACTGCAGGACATCTATTTCTTAAATGGATTTGGAATCAATATGTTAAGTAATATGCTTATGTGCGCTATAGCTGCAAACATAGGTAAAAATATATTTGTTGAAAAACCATTTTTGCCAATAGTTTCAACTTTTGTGTTAAGTTTAGTAAAAGGGTTAATAGTATTTTCTATATTGTTTTTGATAAAGCAATATACGCATATGGGGGTAGTATTATATCATGGAATATATAATCTAATAGTTTCTATTTTTATGTATAGATTCGTGTATAAACTTTCACAAAAAGAATATATGAAGAAAGAGTGGAAATTTTGA
- a CDS encoding penicillin-binding transpeptidase domain-containing protein: MRKKNKNNNKFSRFNALIVIMISIFSVIIFKLVNIQVINGRVYMETANQQNHKIISKVAPRGEIIDRNGAKLATSKQSYIVTFTKTKESEEKFLPTIDKVFKILDDNKQTQVDEFALKVKTSEDKKDVEYSFEFKTSDKTSQDWMELRFKKDRGFDETVIKKLYKGKKKDDLTADQLKKVDEELLKITPEEVYNQLIVDYKLDEIKDSKSKEELRRYMVVKDNIKIQSLSGYKPVVIANDLSKDVAFIFEQMQPEIPGISVMTQPVRVYPNKDLGSAFLGYISKINPWDSSKYEEKGYDISTDSIGTSGIESAFEDVLKGTKGQESITVNKQGRKVNTLGEIATYPGQTVQLNIDKNMQYAAEKSLDAVMLHLQKKGKDISQAVDTTNATRGAAVVIEVKTGKILALASRPGYDPNMFRQGLTSAQYDELLGPVTEKIGLDYIKKRGLADIKGVLTDSDMSKSKEEREKIVLDYMFPIDKSVKGNTTIRKDNNDIFPKATFNYATKSLIPPGSTFKPVTAIAGLDEGVITKDSQVNDNGPYNHRYESVTAACWIYNEHGYGHGMVNIQKAMRESCNFYFYDVADKLFEKAGENKAGLDLLAKYAWKFGLGIDPNSNKKPATGIEIPENFGQVYNYESSKEILANIHISNLVKLLQSGINNGGVKFKPLDIEPKAESGTTKEIDEIKKENENKRKYLAIIKEKMKKDKVDSINSNMIKELIEGSSALKGNNYTDKDIKAMSETINSEISDCNTEINTAANAYYAAIGQGFDSFTPLQLANYVSTLVNGGNRYELHLVDKTLDADGNVIKQTKPVVLEKTGISENTTNIIKEGMLEVTSDPQGTAYGVFKDFPIQNGGKTGSATFNEVTQTALGRTSFGYYIGFAPYDKPEIAVCAVVFDGGHGGYVTPVAKAVYEQYFKAELLKKDPKYKFMVDPDKGTSNIDLNNTTNGNGHD, translated from the coding sequence GTGAGAAAGAAAAATAAAAATAACAATAAATTTTCTAGATTTAATGCTTTAATTGTAATTATGATTTCGATTTTCTCAGTTATTATTTTCAAATTAGTGAATATACAGGTAATCAATGGCCGGGTGTATATGGAAACAGCAAATCAACAAAATCATAAGATAATATCTAAAGTAGCACCAAGAGGTGAGATAATAGATAGAAATGGTGCGAAACTCGCTACAAGCAAGCAAAGTTATATAGTGACATTTACTAAAACAAAAGAGAGTGAAGAAAAATTCTTGCCAACTATTGATAAGGTATTTAAAATTCTTGATGATAACAAGCAAACTCAGGTAGATGAGTTTGCACTTAAAGTAAAGACTAGTGAGGATAAAAAAGATGTAGAGTATAGTTTTGAATTTAAAACCTCAGATAAAACATCACAAGATTGGATGGAACTTAGATTTAAAAAAGATAGAGGGTTTGATGAGACAGTTATTAAAAAACTCTATAAGGGTAAAAAGAAAGATGATTTAACCGCTGATCAACTTAAAAAAGTTGATGAAGAACTTTTAAAGATTACGCCAGAAGAAGTGTATAATCAACTAATAGTGGATTATAAGCTGGACGAAATCAAGGATTCTAAAAGCAAAGAAGAGCTCAGACGGTATATGGTAGTTAAGGACAATATAAAAATTCAGAGCCTTTCTGGATATAAGCCAGTAGTTATCGCTAACGATTTATCTAAGGACGTTGCATTTATTTTTGAACAAATGCAACCTGAAATTCCTGGTATTAGTGTTATGACTCAGCCTGTTAGAGTCTATCCTAATAAGGATCTAGGTTCAGCTTTCCTAGGTTATATTTCTAAGATAAATCCTTGGGATTCATCTAAGTATGAAGAAAAAGGTTATGATATAAGTACGGATTCTATAGGTACGTCAGGAATTGAATCAGCTTTTGAAGATGTTTTAAAGGGAACTAAAGGACAAGAAAGTATAACAGTTAATAAACAAGGGCGTAAAGTTAATACTTTAGGTGAGATTGCAACTTATCCTGGACAAACAGTGCAGCTTAATATAGATAAAAATATGCAATATGCTGCAGAGAAATCTTTAGATGCTGTGATGCTCCATCTACAAAAAAAAGGGAAGGACATATCTCAAGCTGTTGATACAACAAATGCAACCAGAGGCGCGGCGGTGGTAATTGAAGTTAAGACGGGCAAGATATTAGCACTTGCAAGTAGACCTGGGTATGATCCTAATATGTTTAGGCAAGGGTTAACTAGTGCTCAATATGATGAGTTGTTAGGCCCAGTCACAGAGAAAATTGGACTAGATTATATTAAAAAAAGAGGGCTTGCAGATATTAAAGGGGTACTAACCGATAGTGATATGTCAAAATCCAAAGAAGAAAGAGAGAAAATAGTACTTGATTATATGTTCCCGATAGATAAAAGTGTAAAAGGGAATACTACAATTAGGAAGGATAATAATGATATTTTCCCCAAAGCAACTTTCAATTATGCAACTAAATCTCTAATACCACCTGGTTCCACATTTAAACCAGTGACAGCTATTGCTGGGCTAGATGAAGGCGTTATAACCAAGGATAGTCAAGTAAATGATAATGGACCATACAATCACCGTTATGAAAGCGTTACAGCTGCATGTTGGATATATAACGAGCATGGTTATGGGCATGGAATGGTAAATATTCAAAAGGCAATGAGAGAATCTTGTAATTTTTACTTTTATGATGTGGCTGATAAACTTTTTGAAAAGGCTGGTGAAAACAAAGCTGGATTAGACTTACTAGCAAAATATGCATGGAAATTTGGTCTTGGAATAGATCCGAACAGTAATAAAAAACCTGCTACAGGTATAGAGATTCCAGAAAACTTTGGACAGGTATATAATTATGAATCTAGTAAAGAAATATTAGCTAATATTCATATAAGTAATCTAGTGAAACTTTTACAAAGCGGAATAAATAATGGAGGAGTAAAATTTAAACCTCTTGATATTGAACCAAAAGCTGAAAGTGGCACTACTAAAGAAATAGATGAAATAAAAAAAGAAAATGAAAACAAACGTAAGTATCTTGCTATAATTAAGGAAAAAATGAAAAAAGACAAGGTAGATTCTATTAATTCAAATATGATAAAGGAGCTCATTGAAGGTTCCTCAGCATTAAAAGGTAATAATTATACAGATAAAGATATCAAAGCAATGTCTGAAACTATAAATTCAGAAATAAGTGATTGTAATACTGAAATTAATACTGCAGCTAATGCATACTATGCAGCTATAGGTCAGGGGTTTGATTCTTTTACCCCACTGCAGTTAGCAAATTATGTATCTACCCTGGTAAATGGAGGAAATAGATATGAACTGCATTTGGTTGATAAAACTTTAGATGCGGATGGAAATGTAATTAAGCAAACTAAGCCTGTAGTTTTAGAAAAAACTGGTATAAGTGAGAATACAACTAATATAATTAAAGAGGGTATGTTAGAAGTTACTAGTGATCCTCAAGGTACAGCATATGGGGTATTTAAAGATTTTCCTATACAAAATGGAGGGAAGACAGGTTCCGCTACTTTTAATGAGGTTACTCAAACAGCTCTCGGAAGGACTTCCTTCGGATATTATATTGGGTTTGCTCCCTATGACAAACCTGAAATAGCTGTTTGCGCAGTGGTTTTTGATGGAGGTCATGGTGGTTATGTTACTCCAGTTGCTAAAGCAGTTTATGAGCAATATTTTAAAGCAGAATTACTTA